The Vibrio crassostreae genomic interval GCACTAGTAGACCGTATTAAAGGTGCTGTTAAACGCACTCGTCGCCCTGAAGTAATGGGCGGTATTGGTGGCTTTGGCGCCCTATGTGAACTTCCAACGAAATACAAAGAGCCGGTACTTGTTTCAGGTACTGATGGTGTTGGTACTAAACTTCGCCTTGCTTTGGATCTGAAAAAACACGACACCATTGGTATCGACCTAGTGGCAATGTGTGTGAACGACCTAATCGTTCAAGGTGGTGAGCCGCTATTTTTCCTAGACTACTACGCAACAGGTAAGCTAGATGTAGATACAGCAGCAGACGTTGTTTCTGGTATCGCTGAAGGTTGTGTTCAAGCTGGTTGTGCACTAATCGGTGGTGAAACGGCTGAAATGCCAGGCATGTACGAAGGCGACGACTACGACGTAGCTGGTTTCTGTGTTGGTGTTGTAGAAAAAGCTGACATCATTGACGGCGCTAAAGTAGCAGCAGGCGACGCACTTATCGCTGTTGGTTCAAGTGGTCCACACTCAAACGGTTACTCTTTAATTCGTAAAGTTCTAGAAGTTTCTGGTGCTGATAAGAGTGAAGAACTAGAAGGTCGCACTATCGGTGAGCACCTACTAGAACCTACTAAGATTTACATCAAATCGGCACTTAAGATGATTGCTGAGCATGACATTCATGCTATCTCGCACATCACAGGTGGTGGTTTCTGGGAAAATATCCCACGCGTACTTCCTGAAGGCACTAAAGCAGTCATTGATGGCAAGAGCTGGGAATGGCCTGCTATCTTCAGCTGGCTACAAGAGAAAGGTAACGTGGAGACATTCGAAATGTACCGCACTTTCAACTGTGGTGTTGGCCTAGTTGTTGCTCTACCTAAAGATCAAGCAGACGCTGCTGTTGAACTACTGAAAGCAGAAGGCGAAAACGCTTGGGTTATCGGTGAGATCGCAAACGCTGAAGCTGGCGAAGAGCAAGTAGAAATCAAATAAGTGATACGCTCACTTACTTAGTTAGTTAATCAATGAGGACCTAATGGTCCTCATTTTGCTATTTAGCCCGCAGAAAACCTTAGTTTATGTAGGTACATTGTAAACAGTCCAGTTAACCAATCGCATGACCCACTCTATGAAGAACAGCCATTCTATGAATAACAGTCACTCTAAGAAAAACATCGTCGTTTTAGTCTCAGGAAGCGGAAGTAACTTGCAGGCAATTTTGGATGCCTGTGAGAGCCACACGATTGATGCCTCTGTTAAGGCCGTTTTCTCAAACAAAGCAGAGGCTTTTGGTCTAGAGAGAGCAAAGTCAGCAGGTGTTGACGCTCATTCGGTGAATCCAAAAGAATTTAATTCGCGTGAAGAATTTGATCATGAATTGATGGTTCAGATCGATGCTTACCAACCCGACCTGATTGTACTCGCTGGCTATATGCGCATTCTGAGTTCAGAGTTTGTTCGTCATTACGCGGGTAAAATGATCAATATCCACCCTTCTCTGTTACCTAAGTATCCGGGGCTGCACACCCACCAGCGTGCTATTGATGCTCAGGACAAAGAGCATGGCACCAGCGTCCACTTTGTTACCGAAGAGCTCGATGGTGGTCCTGTAATCTTACAAGCTAAGGTGCCAGTATTTGAAGGGGATGATGCCGACATGCTAGCGAGCCGAGTACTCACCCAAGAACACTGCATTTATCCTCTGGTCTGCAAGTGGTTCGCGGAAGATCGTTTATCAATGGCAAACGGACAAGCTATCTTAGACAGCAAGGCATTGGGCAAGCACGGTTACGCAGAAGAGTAATTCGTTAAAACTAAACCAAATAAAAACAAAAAGGCCGCTTACTGATTCATTAGTACAGTAAGCGGCCTTTCTTCTATGCGTTTCAAAATAAAACTATTCGAATTACTTAACTCAATGGCTCAGTCGGTGCTTGGCTTACCACCTTCTTCGGCGCATAAGCGACATCTTCCAATGCTTGATGGTTGTTACCAATCAGCTCACCAAAATGAAACAGTGCGTATTCGCCCGGCTTCATTCTAAACCACTCTTCATTGTCAGTAAGAGGCTGAGTCGCCACTACCGTAACCACATCATTAGGCGTGGTCTCTTCTTGAAAGTTAATCTCAACATCTTCATCAATCAGACTCGCATTACCAAAAGGCGCGCGTCTGGTTATCCAGTACAAATGGTTAGTACAGTATGTCATCACATACTCACCATCGCTCAATAACATGTTGAAAACACCTTTCTCGCGTAGCTTGTCACAACACTCAGCCACGAAACGAAACATACCTTCCATGTCTTGAGGCGGTTCAGGAAAACGCTCTTCAAGTTGTTTCAGTAGCCAACAAAAAGAGAGTTCACTGTCCGTTTCACCGACAGGTCTGAAACGACCACTCACCAGATCATCATAATCTGACAATTGACCATTGTGAGCAAAGGTCCAGTATCGCCCCCACAGCTCTCGGGTAAAAGGATGTGTATTTTCTAGATTGACGCCACCACGATTGGCTTGACGGATATGACTGACAACAGCTTGGCTTTTAATTGGGTAGTTTTGAACCAAGTCAGCGATCTTAGATTCACAGCTCGGATTCGGATCTTTAAAGGTGCGAAAACCCTTACCCTCATAAAAGGTAATACCCCAGCCATCACGATGCGGGCCGGTGTTACCTCCACGCTGCATAAGACCAGTAAAGCTAAAACAAATATCAGTTGGCACATTCGCGCTCATACCGAGCAATTCACACATGGTTTAATCTACTCCCTATTAAAACCAATGGAGCCAGAAATCTGGGCTCCAGATGTCTGTAAAATTATTCTTCCATCTCTTTTTCGACAAGCTGAATCACAATATGAATGATCTTAATGTGAATCTCTTGGATACGGTCTGCGTAACCAAAATGTGGCACTCGGATTTCGATATCAGCGCAACCCGCCATTTTACCGCCATCTTTACCCGTCAATGCAATCGTCTTCATGCCTTTAGCTTGAGCAGCTTCAATCGCTTTCAAAATGTTGGCAGAGTTACCTGAAGTCGACAGACCGAACAACACATCACCTTTACGACCTACCGCTTCTACATAACGAGAAAATACGTGGTCGTAGCCAAAATCATTACTCACGCAAGACAGGTGGCTTGGATCTGAAATCGCAATACCAGCGTAACCTGGACGGTTTTCACGGTATCGGCCAGTAAGCTCTTCTGCGAAGTGCATTGCATCACAGTGTGAACCACCGTTACCACAAGAAAGCACTTTGCCCTCTTGCTTGAATGAGTCAGCAATCAGTTTTGCCGCCGCTTCAATTTGAGCGATGTTATGGTCATCACTCAGGAACTTATTCAGAACGTCAGCAGCTTCGTTCAATTCACTTTTGATTAGGTCATGGTACATAAGGCTTATCTCTTATATTTTTTTACGCAACTTAAAGTACGTGAAATGAGAGCTGAGGGTTTTCCCCTCTTTTACCTGAGTTTACCCACAAACATGAAATAGTGTCGACACTTAAGCCCAAAGATTGCCACCTTAATTAGAGTCTCGCTGCCGATCCGTCCAAATATTCGCCACCAACCTCTCACAATTAGAACTTTAACTCTATTGAGATCACTTTTTATTCACTTTGGAGTTTTACAAATATTTAATATTTTGTTTACACTTGACTGGTTAGACCTCTTACCTAAAACTTAATAACAATAAGTGATCTCTGAAAAGGAAATCGATCATGAACATATTGCTCTCCCTACTCGGCATGACAGCCATCTTAGGCGTCTGTCTTTACCATAGAGTTAGTCTGGTACGTGCATTAGTTGTATTAACTGGCGCAATGGTAGCATTAACACTGTTCGGCGGCGTGGCCGTCACTGGTTGGCTTTGTTACTTGTTAGCCGTTGCGATCTTTGCTGTACCGACCATTCGTCAGACCCTAATCAGCCAAAAAGCACTCTCTTTATTTAAGAAAGTTCTACCAGCGATGTCCCAGACAGAAAAAGAAGCATTGGAAGCTGGCACAGTATGGTGGGAAGCAGAGCTGTTCAAAGGCAAGCCTGAATGGAAGAAACTTCAGAATATTGCTGACCCGAAACT includes:
- a CDS encoding class II glutamine amidotransferase, which codes for MCELLGMSANVPTDICFSFTGLMQRGGNTGPHRDGWGITFYEGKGFRTFKDPNPSCESKIADLVQNYPIKSQAVVSHIRQANRGGVNLENTHPFTRELWGRYWTFAHNGQLSDYDDLVSGRFRPVGETDSELSFCWLLKQLEERFPEPPQDMEGMFRFVAECCDKLREKGVFNMLLSDGEYVMTYCTNHLYWITRRAPFGNASLIDEDVEINFQEETTPNDVVTVVATQPLTDNEEWFRMKPGEYALFHFGELIGNNHQALEDVAYAPKKVVSQAPTEPLS
- the purN gene encoding phosphoribosylglycinamide formyltransferase, with the protein product MTHSMKNSHSMNNSHSKKNIVVLVSGSGSNLQAILDACESHTIDASVKAVFSNKAEAFGLERAKSAGVDAHSVNPKEFNSREEFDHELMVQIDAYQPDLIVLAGYMRILSSEFVRHYAGKMINIHPSLLPKYPGLHTHQRAIDAQDKEHGTSVHFVTEELDGGPVILQAKVPVFEGDDADMLASRVLTQEHCIYPLVCKWFAEDRLSMANGQAILDSKALGKHGYAEE
- the lpcA gene encoding D-sedoheptulose 7-phosphate isomerase, producing the protein MYHDLIKSELNEAADVLNKFLSDDHNIAQIEAAAKLIADSFKQEGKVLSCGNGGSHCDAMHFAEELTGRYRENRPGYAGIAISDPSHLSCVSNDFGYDHVFSRYVEAVGRKGDVLFGLSTSGNSANILKAIEAAQAKGMKTIALTGKDGGKMAGCADIEIRVPHFGYADRIQEIHIKIIHIVIQLVEKEMEE
- the purM gene encoding phosphoribosylformylglycinamidine cyclo-ligase codes for the protein MSGNTSSLSYKDAGVDIDAGNALVDRIKGAVKRTRRPEVMGGIGGFGALCELPTKYKEPVLVSGTDGVGTKLRLALDLKKHDTIGIDLVAMCVNDLIVQGGEPLFFLDYYATGKLDVDTAADVVSGIAEGCVQAGCALIGGETAEMPGMYEGDDYDVAGFCVGVVEKADIIDGAKVAAGDALIAVGSSGPHSNGYSLIRKVLEVSGADKSEELEGRTIGEHLLEPTKIYIKSALKMIAEHDIHAISHITGGGFWENIPRVLPEGTKAVIDGKSWEWPAIFSWLQEKGNVETFEMYRTFNCGVGLVVALPKDQADAAVELLKAEGENAWVIGEIANAEAGEEQVEIK